In Alkalihalobacillus sp. TS-13, the following are encoded in one genomic region:
- the fabG gene encoding 3-oxoacyl-[acyl-carrier-protein] reductase, protein MLTGKTALVTGASRGIGRAIAIELAKQGASVAVNYSGSEEKARKVVEEIQGNGGQAFAIQSDVSSMDSVTAMIKEVVSTYGSLDILVNNAGITRDNLLMRMKEEEWDAVINTNLKGVFNCTKAVTRQMMKQRSGRIINIASIVGVSGNPGQANYVAAKAGVIGLTKTTAKELSSRGITVNAVAPGFIETDMTDALEGSVKDEMLKQIPLARLGRPEDIAAAVKFLAGEESGYITGQTIHVDGGMVM, encoded by the coding sequence ATGCTTACTGGTAAAACTGCCTTAGTAACTGGGGCTTCTAGAGGGATTGGCCGTGCAATAGCAATTGAACTGGCCAAGCAGGGTGCCTCGGTTGCAGTGAATTATTCCGGAAGTGAAGAGAAGGCTAGAAAAGTAGTAGAAGAAATTCAAGGAAACGGTGGACAAGCTTTTGCCATCCAATCAGATGTTTCCAGCATGGATTCCGTAACTGCGATGATCAAAGAGGTGGTCTCGACTTATGGCTCTCTCGATATTCTTGTCAATAACGCTGGGATCACGCGTGACAACCTCTTGATGAGAATGAAAGAAGAAGAATGGGATGCTGTCATCAACACGAACTTGAAAGGTGTTTTCAACTGTACGAAAGCAGTGACACGTCAAATGATGAAACAACGTTCAGGTCGCATCATCAACATTGCCTCGATCGTAGGTGTATCAGGAAACCCAGGACAAGCAAACTATGTCGCAGCAAAAGCTGGTGTCATCGGTCTGACAAAAACGACTGCAAAAGAACTATCCAGCCGCGGAATCACTGTCAACGCTGTCGCACCAGGTTTCATTGAAACTGACATGACAGACGCCCTCGAAGGAAGCGTCAAAGATGAAATGCTCAAGCAAATTCCACTAGCACGTCTTGGACGTCCAGAAGATATCGCAGCAGCTGTAAAGTTCCTAGCTGGTGAAGAGAGTGGATATATTACGGGGCAGACTATTCATGTCGATGGCGGCATGGTAATGTAA
- the fapR gene encoding transcription factor FapR, with protein MKRNKKERQQMLKETILINPFITDEDLADQFQVSVQTIRLDRLELSIPELRERIKNVARQQLDEVKALSIEDVIGEIIDLQLDESAISILDIKKEHVFSRHDIARGHHLFAQANSLAVAIINDEMALTEKSDLRFTRQVKVGERVIAKANVIEHQKDRSIVEVKSYVEQELVFEGVFTMFRSKRSKKERT; from the coding sequence ATGAAGAGAAATAAAAAAGAACGTCAACAAATGTTGAAAGAGACGATTCTTATAAATCCATTCATAACAGATGAGGATTTAGCTGATCAATTCCAGGTAAGTGTACAAACAATACGACTTGATCGTTTGGAGCTTTCGATACCGGAACTTCGTGAAAGAATTAAAAATGTCGCCCGGCAACAGCTGGATGAAGTGAAGGCACTTTCGATTGAAGATGTAATCGGTGAAATCATTGACCTGCAACTAGATGAATCTGCGATCTCAATATTGGATATCAAGAAAGAGCATGTTTTTTCTAGACATGATATCGCCAGGGGGCATCATTTGTTTGCACAAGCAAACTCCCTTGCCGTTGCGATTATAAATGATGAAATGGCATTGACCGAAAAATCAGACCTGCGATTTACGAGACAGGTCAAAGTCGGTGAGCGAGTCATTGCAAAAGCGAATGTGATCGAACATCAAAAGGATCGCTCTATTGTAGAAGTGAAGAGCTACGTTGAACAGGAACTTGTTTTTGAAGGTGTATTCACCATGTTCCGCTCGAAAAGAAGCAAGAAAGAAAGGACGTAA
- the fabD gene encoding ACP S-malonyltransferase, giving the protein MGKVAFIFPGQGSQQVGMGQDFVKHNELSAAVFKQADDRLGYSLSSIVANGPEEELTRTENTQPALLTTSIAILKALEEYEILPDYTAGHSLGEYTALVASKALSFEDAVYAVRRRGMYMEEAVPSGEGAMAAVLGMEADRLEKITTRITSGGDSVQLANLNCPGQIVISGSKSGVEKASEAAKEEGAKRIIPLQVSGPFHSELMKPAAEKMGDILDELTIIDAEIPVVANVSAVPVTEAGEIRSKLIEQIYSPVRWEETVRYLLDEGVDTFIEIGPGKVLSGLVKKVHRRATTIAISDTESLEAAVKKLKEV; this is encoded by the coding sequence ATGGGAAAAGTCGCATTTATTTTTCCTGGCCAAGGTTCTCAACAAGTAGGAATGGGACAAGATTTTGTAAAACATAACGAACTATCTGCTGCAGTGTTTAAACAAGCAGACGATCGGTTAGGATACTCGTTGTCTTCGATTGTCGCAAATGGTCCTGAAGAAGAACTGACACGGACCGAGAATACTCAACCCGCTTTACTTACGACGAGTATTGCGATTCTGAAAGCTTTAGAAGAATATGAGATACTTCCGGACTACACTGCTGGCCATAGCTTGGGTGAATATACAGCGCTCGTAGCTTCGAAAGCTTTGAGTTTTGAAGACGCCGTATATGCAGTCCGAAGACGCGGTATGTACATGGAAGAAGCAGTTCCTTCAGGTGAAGGCGCGATGGCTGCAGTTCTTGGCATGGAAGCGGATCGACTGGAAAAAATCACAACTCGTATCACATCTGGTGGAGATTCGGTCCAATTGGCAAACCTTAATTGCCCGGGACAAATTGTGATTTCCGGTTCTAAGTCAGGGGTAGAAAAAGCTTCTGAAGCAGCGAAAGAAGAAGGCGCGAAGAGAATCATCCCTCTTCAAGTGAGCGGGCCGTTCCACTCGGAATTGATGAAACCCGCTGCTGAAAAAATGGGTGACATCCTAGATGAGTTGACGATTATAGATGCAGAAATACCGGTCGTAGCGAATGTATCGGCTGTGCCTGTAACAGAAGCCGGTGAGATCCGATCGAAACTGATTGAGCAAATCTATTCGCCCGTACGTTGGGAAGAAACAGTCCGATACTTGTTGGATGAAGGCGTGGATACATTTATTGAAATCGGACCAGGGAAAGTATTGTCTGGTCTTGTGAAAAAGGTGCATCGACGAGCGACTACGATTGCGATATCAGACACGGAATCGTTGGAAGCGGCTGTAAAGAAACTTAAGGAGGTATGA
- the plsX gene encoding phosphate acyltransferase PlsX yields the protein MRIAIDAMGGDNAPEQIVLGAIEAVNQYTDLEVTLVGDENEIEKYLIESDRISILHTPEKITSEDEPVRAVRRKKQASMVLSAVEIKDGRADACISAGNTGALMTTGLLHVGRIPGIDRPALSPTLPTLDGQGFVLLDVGSNMDAKPDHIFQYALMGSVYSQKVRGLGKPRVGLLNVGTEDGKGNELSKQTFQLLKETDLVHFVGNVESRDLLEGVADVVVCDGFSGNLVLKTIEGTAMSMFKMLKEQLMSSVKSKLAAAVLKPEFKLIKEKLDYSEYGGAALFGLRAPVIKAHGSSDANAVLNAIRQARHMVEHDMVAIITEKAARIEGKE from the coding sequence ATGAGGATTGCTATTGATGCAATGGGCGGTGACAATGCCCCTGAACAGATTGTTCTAGGTGCCATTGAAGCCGTCAATCAATATACCGATCTTGAGGTGACCCTCGTCGGTGATGAAAACGAGATCGAAAAATATCTGATCGAATCAGACCGGATTTCAATTCTACATACACCCGAAAAAATCACAAGTGAGGACGAACCAGTAAGGGCAGTCAGAAGAAAGAAACAAGCATCGATGGTATTATCTGCGGTCGAAATAAAAGACGGCAGAGCCGATGCCTGTATCTCGGCAGGAAATACGGGAGCATTGATGACGACCGGATTGCTCCATGTCGGGCGTATCCCAGGAATCGACCGCCCTGCCTTATCACCTACATTACCAACACTGGATGGTCAGGGATTCGTCCTGCTGGATGTGGGCTCGAATATGGATGCAAAGCCTGATCATATTTTTCAATATGCATTGATGGGCAGTGTATACAGTCAAAAAGTGCGGGGCCTCGGGAAACCACGCGTCGGACTGTTGAATGTCGGGACAGAAGATGGAAAGGGAAACGAATTGTCTAAACAGACTTTTCAATTGTTGAAAGAGACAGATCTCGTACATTTTGTTGGTAATGTAGAATCGCGTGATCTTTTGGAAGGTGTTGCCGATGTTGTCGTTTGTGATGGTTTTTCGGGCAATCTCGTTCTGAAAACCATCGAAGGTACGGCAATGTCAATGTTCAAGATGCTTAAGGAACAGCTGATGAGTTCAGTGAAAAGTAAGTTGGCTGCTGCTGTTTTGAAACCAGAGTTCAAATTGATAAAAGAAAAACTTGATTACAGCGAATACGGTGGAGCGGCGTTATTCGGCCTACGTGCACCAGTAATTAAAGCGCACGGTTCATCCGATGCAAATGCAGTGCTGAATGCGATACGTCAAGCACGCCATATGGTTGAACATGATATGGTAGCGATCATCACTGAAAAAGCAGCTCGAATAGAAGGGAAGGAATGA